Proteins encoded together in one Penicillium digitatum chromosome 1, complete sequence window:
- a CDS encoding Sodium/calcium exchanger membrane region: MTTVNGSNDKNLHDISAFAGSSDDEHTALNTSFESDPRSSGSYPCQYEMSRHAELACKISGPDDIFHKVKTFLRPEKSQPDDGMLSGWPHHGRPCSSISMFKQQIQQIVSLRIIFSGAFAVSAVIISNTQSPAIVIFIWNLLAIVPLSITLTEATERISRDLGETAGALLNITIGNLAELIIFMYVSI, encoded by the exons ATGACCACAGTGAATGGTTCCAACGATAAGAACCTTCATGACATCAGTGCTTTCGCTGGAAGCTCAGATGACGAGCATACCGCCCTGAATACTTCTTTTGAATCCGACCCCAGGTCTAGTGGTTCCTATCCCTGTCAATATGAAATGAGCA GACATGCCGAGCTAGCCTGCAAGATTTCAGGCCCAGATGACATCTTCCACAAAGTGAAAACCTTTCTTCGACCAGAAAAATCACAACCCGATGATGGCATGTTATCTGGTTGGCCTCATCATGGTAGACCCTGCAGTTCAATCTCCATGTTCAAACAACAAATACAACAGATTGTCAGCCTCAGGATAATCTTCTCGGGTGCATTCGCGGTATCGGCAGTCATTATCTCCAATACCCAAAGCCCGGCGATTGTAATATTCATCTGGAACCTCCTTGCTATTGTGCCGCTATCGATCACGCTCACAGAAGCCACTGAAAGGATATCCAGAGATTTGGGCGAGACCGCCGGCGCTCTCCTCAACATCACCATAGGGAATCTAGCGGAGCTTATAATTTT CATGTACGTTAGCATTTAG
- a CDS encoding Aromatic-L-amino-acid decarboxylase, putative — protein MDHDQFKTAAHSAIDDIIRYFDSVPERRVLPAVEPGYLRPLIPENPPDEPENWAQIQEDVDTKIKPGLTHWQSPNFMAYFPACVTYPSILGEMYSATFTAPAFNWLCSPACTEMETIVMDWVAKALALPECFRSTSETHGGGVIQNSASDAIATIIVAARERRVRELLLAEGLKEGTPEYEDRKFDIQAKLVALASDQTHSSGAKGALVAGTRFRSVITRLEDNMEMTGPRLREVLEKCDKDGLTPYHLTLTFGTTNTCSVDRFAEIKAVLQEKPAWQRIWVHIDAAYAGASLVADEWQHMAKDFAEGVDSFNTNMHKWLLVNFDASVLFVRNRLDLTSALDITPTYLRNPYSDMGNVIDYRNWSISLGRRFRALKIWFVIRSYGLNGMKAHIRKTIGLGDIFADLVRGRSDLFEIVTKPGFGLTVFRIKNPQFVSNGASESSGRVAKDDVADGLTKKISELVNTRGEIFITSTVVDGVCVLRVVSANALAEEKYIRNAFDVIVRTTEEVLQELK, from the exons ATGGATCATGATCAGTTCAAGACCGCGGCGCACTCTGCCATTGATGATA TAATCAGATACTTCGACAGTGTGCCCGAGCGCCGAGTCCTGCCCGCCGTCGAGCCCGGATACCTTCGACCTCTAATCCCAGAGAACCCTCCCGATGAGCCAGAGAACTGGGCACAAATTCAGGAAGATGTTGACACCAAAATCAAACCCGGCTTGACCCATTGGCAGTCTCCCAATTTCATGGCGTACTTCCCCGCCTGCGTGACGTATCCCAGcattctgggtgagatgTACTCCGCCACGTTCACCGCCCCTGCTTTCAACTGGTTGTGCTCGCCAGCATGCACAGAGATGGAGACTATTGTTATGGACTGGGTTGCAAAAGCTCTGGCACTACCTGAGTGTTTCAGGAGTACGTCAGAAACCCACGGCGGCGGTGTGATCCAAAACAGTGCAAGTGATGCTATTGCGACTATAATTGTCGCCGCACGAGAGAGGCGTGTGCGAGAGCTGCTGCTTGCTGAAGGCCTCAAAGAGGGTACACCGGAGTATGAGGACCGCAAGTTCGATATCCAAGCCAAGCTAGTCGCCCTTGCCAGTGATCAAACACACAGCAGCGGTGCTAAGGGTGCTTTGGTTGCGGGTACTCGCTTCCGCAGTGTGATCACGCGGTTGGAGGATAACATGGAAATGACCGGACCTCGTCTCCGTGAGGTTCTTGAGAAGTGCGATAAGGACGGACTTACTCCGTACCACCTCACGTTGACTTTTGGCACGACAAATACGTGCAGTGTGGACCGCTTTGCAgagatcaaggcagttctGCAAGAAAAGCCAGCGTGGCAACGCATCTGGGTGCATATTGATGCCGCCTATGCCGGTGCGTCGCTTGTTGCGGATGAGTGGCAGCATATGGCGAAGGACTTTGCTGAGGGTGTTGACAGCTTCAACACGAATATGCACAAGTGGCTGCTGGTCAACTTTGACGCTAG CGTCCTCTTTGTCCGGAATCGCTTGGATCTGACGAGCGCATTGGATATCACACCAACTTATCTGCGTAACCCATACTCGGATATGGGGAACGTCATTGACTACCGGAACTGGTCTATTTCTCTCGGTCGCAGATTCCGCGCGCTGAAGATTTGGTTCGTGATTCGGAGCTATGGTCTCAACGGCATGAAAGCGCACATCCGCAAGACCATTGGGCTCGGTGACATTTTTGCCGACTTAGTGCGCGGTCGCTCTGATCTATTTGAGATCGTCACTAAGCCAGGCTTTGGCTTGACTGTCTTCCGCATCAAGAACCCCCAGTTTGTATCTAACGGGGCCAGTGAATCCTCTGGTCGCGTGGCCAAAGACGACGTGGCTGACGGCCTGACTAAGAAGATCTCCGAATTGGTCAACACGCGGGGCGAAATCTTCATCACCTCTACAGTGGTTGATGGAGTCTGTGTTTTACGGGTGGTTAGTGCCAATGCTCTGGCGGAAGAGAAGTATATCCGTAATGCGTTTGATGTTATCGTCCGTACAACAGAGGAGGTGCTGCAAGAACTGAAGTGA